The proteins below come from a single Methanothrix thermoacetophila PT genomic window:
- a CDS encoding 30S ribosomal protein S12 codes for MGMGINAARKMEDDWKKLRWSDPHYCRRALGLKVKADPLGGAPRARGIVLEKVGVEAKQPNSAIRKCVRIQLIKNGRQVTAFCPGDGAIGFIDEHDEVVVERIGGRMGRSMGDIPGVRFKVVAVNNVSLEEMVSGRKEKPVR; via the coding sequence ATGGAAGATGACTGGAAGAAGCTGAGGTGGAGCGATCCTCATTACTGCAGGCGGGCTCTCGGCCTCAAGGTCAAGGCTGATCCTCTGGGCGGGGCCCCCAGAGCCAGGGGTATCGTTCTGGAGAAGGTGGGCGTCGAGGCGAAACAGCCGAACTCAGCCATACGCAAGTGTGTGAGGATACAGCTGATAAAGAACGGAAGACAGGTCACGGCATTCTGTCCCGGTGATGGTGCCATAGGGTTCATAGACGAGCACGATGAGGTCGTGGTCGAGAGGATCGGCGGAAGGATGGGACGATCGATGGGCGACATACCCGGCGTGAGGTTCAAGGTCGTAGCGGTGAACAATGTCTCCCTCGAGGAGATGGTCTCGGGCCGCAAGGAGAAGCCGGTAAGGTGA
- a CDS encoding 30S ribosomal protein S7, whose product MKVFGKWDASEVEIPDLSVKGYINLKPRIVLHTGGRHAKQQFKKSELHVVERLINKMMRKEKNTGQKQIAYRIVEEAFDIIHSRTKENPLSVLVRAISNAGPREEVVRLKYGGITVPKAVDTAPQRRVDTALMLIAKGAWQASFKSRRSIQNCLADEIIAAANYDVKSFAVSRKDSIERVAKAAR is encoded by the coding sequence GTGAAGGTATTTGGAAAGTGGGATGCATCAGAGGTGGAGATCCCGGATCTGAGCGTAAAGGGCTACATCAACCTGAAGCCGAGGATTGTGCTGCACACCGGCGGCAGGCATGCGAAGCAGCAGTTCAAGAAGTCCGAGCTTCACGTGGTCGAGCGTCTGATCAACAAGATGATGAGGAAGGAGAAGAACACAGGGCAGAAGCAGATCGCATACAGGATAGTGGAGGAGGCCTTCGACATAATCCATTCGCGGACGAAGGAGAACCCTCTGTCCGTCCTGGTCAGGGCCATCTCAAACGCAGGACCGCGTGAGGAGGTTGTCAGGCTCAAATACGGTGGTATCACTGTTCCAAAGGCTGTGGATACCGCACCTCAGAGACGCGTCGATACCGCGCTGATGCTCATAGCAAAGGGCGCATGGCAGGCATCTTTCAAGAGCAGGCGCTCCATCCAGAACTGCCTGGCAGATGAGATCATAGCTGCTGCAAATTACGACGTGAAGAGCTTCGCTGTCAGCAGGAAGGACAGCATTGAGCGTGTGGCAAAGGCCGCCAGGTAG